A section of the Jannaschia sp. S6380 genome encodes:
- the serS gene encoding serine--tRNA ligase, with protein sequence MHDIRTIRDDPAAFDAALGRRGLAPISAELLALDAARRAAITGAEAALADRNAASKQVGAAKAAGDEAEFERLRGLVADKKAEIAMLEDQAREADGKLRDALLEIPNLPDADVPDGEDEAANVELHRWGTPRRMDFAPAEHFDIAGVRPGMDFETAAKLSGARFVMLRGSVARIHRALAQFMLDTHVAENGLEEHMTPVLVRDDAMLGTDKLPKFGDDSFLTREGYWLIPTSEVTLTYSVAGDVLDEGALPRRMVAHTLCFRSEAGSAGRDTAGMLRQHQFEKVEMVSITHPDHSRAELDRMTGLAQGILERLELPYRTVVLCTGDMGFGARRTHDIEVWLPGQDSYREISSVSTTGDFQARRMNARFKPAGGGKPEFVHTLNGSGLAVGRCLIAVLENGQQADGSVKLPDALGPWLGGRLTLTPEGMLA encoded by the coding sequence ATGCACGACATCCGCACCATCCGCGACGATCCGGCCGCCTTCGACGCGGCGCTGGGGCGCCGGGGCCTGGCGCCGATTTCGGCGGAGCTGCTTGCGCTGGACGCGGCGCGCCGGGCCGCGATCACCGGCGCCGAGGCCGCGCTGGCGGACCGGAACGCGGCGTCCAAGCAGGTCGGCGCGGCCAAGGCCGCCGGCGACGAGGCCGAGTTCGAGCGTCTGCGCGGGCTGGTGGCCGACAAGAAGGCCGAGATCGCGATGCTGGAAGACCAGGCCCGCGAGGCCGACGGCAAGCTGCGCGACGCCCTGCTGGAGATCCCGAACCTGCCGGATGCCGATGTGCCCGACGGCGAGGACGAGGCCGCGAATGTCGAACTCCACCGCTGGGGCACGCCGCGCCGGATGGACTTCGCCCCGGCCGAGCATTTCGATATCGCCGGCGTCCGCCCCGGCATGGATTTCGAGACCGCCGCCAAGCTGTCGGGCGCGCGGTTCGTGATGCTTCGCGGATCGGTCGCGCGCATCCACCGGGCGCTGGCGCAGTTCATGCTGGACACGCATGTCGCCGAAAACGGGCTGGAGGAGCACATGACCCCCGTCCTCGTGCGCGACGACGCGATGCTGGGCACCGACAAGCTGCCGAAGTTCGGCGACGACAGTTTCCTGACGCGCGAGGGCTATTGGCTGATCCCCACGTCGGAGGTGACGCTGACCTATTCCGTCGCCGGCGACGTGCTGGACGAAGGCGCGCTGCCCCGGCGCATGGTGGCGCACACGCTCTGCTTCCGTTCGGAGGCCGGCAGCGCGGGCCGCGACACCGCGGGCATGCTGCGCCAACACCAGTTCGAGAAGGTGGAGATGGTCTCGATCACTCATCCTGACCACAGCCGGGCCGAACTGGACCGGATGACCGGCCTGGCGCAGGGGATCCTGGAACGGCTCGAGCTGCCTTATCGGACAGTCGTCCTGTGCACCGGCGACATGGGGTTCGGCGCGCGCCGCACGCATGACATCGAGGTCTGGCTGCCCGGACAGGACAGCTATCGCGAGATTTCGTCGGTTTCGACCACCGGCGATTTCCAGGCCCGGCGGATGAACGCCCGATTCAAACCCGCCGGCGGTGGCAAGCCTGAGTTCGTGCACACGCTGAACGGTTCCGGCCTCGCGGTCGGGCGTTGCCTGATCGCGGTTCTGGAGAATGGCCAGCAGGCGGACGGTTCGGTCAAGCTGCCCGACGCGCTGGGACCCTGGCTGGGGGGACGGCTGACCCTGACGCCGGAGGGCATGCTGGCCTGA
- a CDS encoding HAD family hydrolase encodes MTVTTIGFDADDTLWHNETFFRLTQDRFAALLADHADPDHLMDRLLAAERRNLGHYGFGIKGFTLSMIETAIEVTGGRVPAAVIGELLEEGREMLRHPVDLMPGAEDCVRRLSETHTLVLITKGDLLDQERKLAESGLGDLFDGIEIVSDKTAGTYLRAFDAHGDGADRALMVGNSLKSDVIPAIEAGAWGVFCPSEIEWALERADAPRDAPRFRRITTLQDLPDLVARLG; translated from the coding sequence ATGACGGTCACGACGATCGGTTTCGACGCCGACGACACCCTTTGGCACAACGAGACGTTCTTCCGCCTGACACAGGATCGTTTCGCCGCGCTGTTGGCCGACCATGCCGACCCCGATCACCTGATGGACAGGCTCCTGGCGGCCGAGCGCCGGAACCTCGGACATTACGGGTTCGGCATCAAGGGTTTCACGCTTTCGATGATCGAGACGGCGATCGAGGTGACCGGAGGTCGGGTGCCGGCCGCGGTGATCGGAGAGCTGTTGGAGGAGGGGCGCGAGATGCTGCGCCATCCCGTCGACCTGATGCCCGGTGCCGAGGATTGCGTGCGGCGCCTGTCGGAAACCCATACGCTGGTGCTGATCACCAAGGGCGACCTTCTGGACCAGGAGCGGAAGCTGGCCGAGTCGGGATTGGGCGACCTCTTCGACGGTATCGAGATCGTCAGCGACAAGACTGCCGGCACTTACCTGCGCGCGTTTGACGCCCATGGCGACGGGGCGGATCGGGCACTGATGGTGGGGAACTCGCTCAAATCCGACGTGATCCCGGCGATCGAGGCGGGCGCGTGGGGCGTGTTCTGCCCCTCGGAGATCGAATGGGCGCTGGAGCGGGCCGACGCACCCCGGGACGCGCCGCGGTTCCGCCGCATCACGACGTTGCAGGACCTGCCCGACCTGGTGGCGCGCCTGGGCTGA
- the clpS gene encoding ATP-dependent Clp protease adapter ClpS translates to MRRPDPHNMADTPGGGDGDGDVSVVTKTRPKTARPPLYKVLLLNDDYTPMEFVVMVLEKFFQIGHSHAVEIMLTVHKKGLAVVGVFSHEIAETKVAQVMDFARRHQHPLQCTMEKEE, encoded by the coding sequence ATGCGTCGTCCCGATCCGCACAACATGGCCGACACGCCCGGTGGCGGCGATGGCGATGGCGACGTCTCGGTCGTCACGAAGACGCGGCCGAAGACCGCGCGGCCGCCGCTCTACAAGGTCCTGCTTCTGAACGACGACTACACGCCGATGGAGTTCGTCGTGATGGTTCTCGAGAAGTTCTTCCAGATCGGACACAGCCACGCGGTGGAGATCATGCTGACCGTCCACAAGAAGGGCCTCGCCGTGGTCGGCGTCTTCAGTCACGAGATCGCCGAGACCAAGGTCGCGCAGGTCATGGATTTCGCGCGCCGCCATCAGCACCCGCTGCAATGCACGATGGAGAAGGAGGAATAA
- a CDS encoding methyltransferase: MSVRLSTALAAGAVALPEGRVLLMRPPADLDLDGLGPDRLHAVHGFRPAHDALTARGLSVAPRLEVEVEGAVVFVSRSKAQTRDMIAQACAAVPAGGPVVVDGAKADGVESILRDCRRAFTVGEVFAKAHGKCFAFPAQPAPGDWHDLPRHVAGFVTRAGVFSADGVDPGSALLARHLRDLDGTVCDLGAGWGYLARAVLASDRVTAVALVEAERDALDCARENIADARAAYHWADATIWRGGPFDTVISNPPFHTSRKADPELGRAFVRAAADLTAPRGRFVLVANRHLPYEATLAEVFAQVVVLADEAGYKVIDARRPKRRRT, encoded by the coding sequence ATGAGCGTCCGCCTGTCCACAGCCCTCGCGGCCGGTGCCGTCGCGCTGCCCGAAGGGCGCGTCCTGTTGATGCGCCCGCCGGCCGACCTGGATCTGGACGGTCTGGGGCCGGACCGCCTGCACGCCGTCCACGGCTTTCGCCCCGCCCACGACGCCCTGACCGCCAGGGGCCTTTCCGTCGCGCCGCGGCTGGAGGTCGAGGTGGAAGGCGCCGTGGTGTTCGTGTCGCGGTCCAAGGCGCAGACGCGCGACATGATCGCCCAGGCCTGCGCGGCCGTTCCGGCGGGGGGCCCGGTGGTCGTCGACGGCGCCAAGGCGGACGGTGTGGAATCGATCCTACGCGACTGCCGGCGCGCCTTCACGGTCGGGGAGGTCTTCGCTAAGGCGCATGGCAAGTGCTTTGCGTTCCCCGCGCAACCCGCGCCCGGCGACTGGCACGACCTGCCGCGCCATGTGGCGGGTTTCGTGACACGGGCCGGCGTGTTCTCGGCCGACGGCGTGGATCCGGGCTCGGCCCTTCTGGCACGCCATCTTCGGGATCTCGACGGCACCGTCTGCGACCTAGGCGCCGGATGGGGATACCTTGCGCGCGCCGTCCTCGCCTCGGACAGGGTGACCGCAGTCGCACTGGTCGAGGCCGAACGGGACGCGCTGGACTGCGCACGAGAGAACATTGCCGATGCCCGCGCGGCCTACCACTGGGCCGACGCAACCATCTGGCGGGGCGGGCCGTTCGACACGGTGATCTCGAACCCGCCATTCCATACCTCGCGCAAGGCCGATCCGGAACTGGGCCGCGCGTTCGTGCGGGCCGCCGCGGATCTGACGGCCCCGCGGGGGCGGTTCGTGTTGGTGGCCAACCGTCACCTGCCCTACGAGGCCACGCTGGCGGAGGTGTTCGCCCAGGTTGTGGTCCTGGCGGACGAGGCGGGGTACAAGGTGATCGACGCGCGCAGACCGAAGCGGAGACGGACATGA
- a CDS encoding SDR family oxidoreductase, whose translation MSLSIEGKTAIVTGAANGVGLAIARHFVEQGANVMFADRDEARLAAEVGDAQTEDGARLHYFAGDLRERLTIANLLSATIDAYDRVDILVNASRQILITDPLDPEDNSVMTLLEQNLLTALRLSQAVAKRMIHQAAEADDDEGIIGTIVNIGSIAGRRTQPELLAYSISAAALDQATRSLAVSLAPERIRVNGVALGSIMSTNLRTRLADADEELRDAIVRATPLARIAAPSELAETVQYLASDASGFMIGQVLTVDGGRTLIDPVVEPAH comes from the coding sequence ATGAGCCTCAGCATCGAGGGCAAGACCGCGATCGTGACGGGGGCGGCCAATGGTGTGGGCCTCGCCATCGCGCGGCATTTCGTCGAACAGGGCGCGAACGTGATGTTCGCCGACCGCGACGAGGCGCGGCTGGCCGCCGAGGTCGGCGACGCACAGACCGAGGACGGCGCACGGCTTCACTACTTCGCGGGCGACCTGCGCGAGCGGCTGACGATCGCGAACCTGCTTTCGGCCACGATCGACGCCTATGACCGTGTCGACATCCTGGTCAACGCCTCCCGCCAGATCCTGATCACCGATCCGCTCGACCCCGAGGACAACTCGGTCATGACGCTGCTGGAACAGAACCTGCTGACCGCGCTCCGCTTGAGCCAGGCAGTCGCCAAGCGCATGATCCACCAGGCCGCCGAAGCGGATGACGACGAGGGCATCATCGGCACGATCGTCAATATCGGCTCCATCGCCGGGCGGCGGACCCAGCCGGAGCTGCTGGCCTATTCGATCAGCGCGGCGGCGCTGGATCAGGCGACCCGCAGTCTGGCGGTAAGCCTCGCGCCCGAGCGCATCCGCGTGAACGGGGTGGCGCTCGGCTCGATCATGTCGACGAACCTGCGCACCCGGCTGGCCGACGCCGACGAGGAGCTGCGCGACGCGATCGTGCGCGCCACCCCCCTCGCCCGCATCGCAGCCCCGTCCGAACTGGCCGAGACGGTGCAGTACCTGGCCTCGGACGCGTCGGGGTTCATGATCGGTCAGGTCCTGACGGTGGATGGCGGACGGACCCTGATCGACCCGGTGGTGGAGCCGGCACACTGA
- a CDS encoding peptide chain release factor 3: protein MPDTALSNRPPLPPEIGRRRTFAIISHPDAGKTTLTEKFLLYGGAIQMAGQVRAKGEARRTRSDFMKMEQDRGISVSASAMSFDFAGGDRSYRFNLVDTPGHSDFSEDTYRTLTAVDAAVMVIDGAKGVESQTQKLFEVCRMRDLPILTFCNKMDRESRDTFEIIDEIQENLAIDVTPASWPIGVGRDFIGCYDVLHDRLELMDRADRNKVAETISIRGLDDPELARHVPADLLEKLREDLEMARALLPPMDHAAFAEGSLTPIWFGSAINSFGVRELMSGIAEYGPPPQPQRAEPRQVAPEESKVTGFVFKVQANMDPKHRDRVAFVRLASGHFERGMKLTHVRSKKPMAVSNPVLFLAADRELAEEAWAGDIIGIPNHGQLRIGDALTEGETLRFTGIPSFAPELLQGVRAGDPMKAKHLEKALMQFAEEGAAKVFKPAIGSGFIVGVVGALQFEVLASRIELEYGLPVRFDNSQFTSARWLSGSKSAVEGVVDRNKQHIAHDNDGDPVFLTRLQWDIDRIERDHPDVRLSATKEMMT from the coding sequence ATGCCCGACACCGCCCTTTCCAACCGCCCGCCCCTGCCGCCCGAGATCGGCCGCCGCCGGACCTTCGCGATCATCTCGCACCCGGATGCGGGCAAGACGACGCTGACCGAGAAATTCCTGCTCTACGGCGGTGCGATCCAGATGGCTGGGCAGGTGCGCGCCAAGGGCGAGGCGCGGCGGACGCGGTCGGATTTCATGAAGATGGAGCAGGATCGCGGCATCTCGGTCTCGGCCTCGGCGATGTCGTTCGATTTCGCCGGCGGCGACCGGTCCTATCGCTTCAACCTGGTGGACACGCCCGGCCACTCGGATTTCTCCGAGGACACCTATCGCACGCTCACGGCCGTCGACGCGGCCGTGATGGTCATCGACGGCGCCAAGGGGGTCGAGAGCCAGACCCAGAAACTGTTCGAGGTCTGCCGGATGCGCGACCTTCCGATCCTGACCTTCTGCAACAAGATGGACCGCGAGAGCCGCGACACGTTCGAAATCATCGACGAGATCCAGGAGAATCTGGCCATCGACGTCACGCCCGCCTCTTGGCCGATCGGTGTCGGGCGCGACTTCATCGGATGCTACGACGTGCTGCACGACCGCCTGGAGCTGATGGACCGCGCCGACCGCAACAAGGTGGCCGAGACGATCAGCATCCGCGGGCTGGACGATCCCGAACTTGCCCGACACGTCCCCGCCGACCTGTTGGAGAAGCTGCGCGAGGATCTGGAGATGGCGCGCGCGCTTCTGCCCCCGATGGATCACGCGGCCTTCGCCGAAGGGTCGTTGACGCCGATCTGGTTCGGCAGCGCCATCAACAGCTTCGGGGTGCGCGAATTGATGTCGGGCATCGCCGAATACGGCCCCCCGCCCCAGCCGCAGCGCGCCGAGCCGCGCCAGGTCGCCCCCGAGGAGAGCAAGGTTACCGGCTTCGTCTTCAAGGTGCAGGCCAACATGGACCCCAAGCACCGCGACCGCGTGGCCTTCGTCCGCCTCGCTTCGGGGCATTTCGAGCGGGGCATGAAACTGACCCATGTCCGCTCCAAGAAACCTATGGCGGTGTCGAACCCGGTCCTGTTCCTGGCCGCCGACCGCGAATTGGCCGAGGAAGCCTGGGCCGGCGACATCATCGGCATCCCCAATCACGGCCAATTGCGCATCGGCGACGCGCTGACCGAGGGCGAGACGCTGCGCTTCACCGGTATCCCTTCCTTCGCGCCCGAACTGCTGCAAGGCGTGCGCGCGGGCGACCCGATGAAGGCCAAGCACCTGGAGAAGGCGCTGATGCAGTTCGCCGAGGAGGGCGCGGCGAAGGTGTTCAAGCCCGCCATCGGTTCGGGCTTCATCGTGGGCGTGGTGGGCGCGCTGCAGTTCGAGGTTCTGGCCAGCCGGATAGAGCTGGAATACGGCCTGCCGGTCCGGTTCGACAACTCGCAGTTCACGTCCGCACGCTGGCTTTCGGGGAGCAAGTCGGCCGTCGAGGGCGTGGTCGACCGTAACAAGCAGCACATCGCCCATGACAATGACGGCGACCCGGTCTTCCTGACGCGCCTGCAATGGGACATCGACCGGATCGAGCGCGATCATCCCGACGTCCGGCTGAGCGCGACGAAGGAGATGATGACGTGA
- a CDS encoding OsmC family protein yields the protein MPEKHASAHWEGGLKDGKGTISTESGALDGQPYGFQTRFEGEAGTNPEEIVAAAHASCFSMALSMVLGESDLTASSIDTKCTVTLDQVDGGFAVTKSHLDVTVSVPGADEQAVLDACETAKANCPISKLLATEITMDARAT from the coding sequence ATGCCCGAGAAGCACGCCAGCGCCCACTGGGAAGGTGGGTTGAAGGACGGCAAGGGGACCATCTCGACCGAGTCCGGTGCCTTGGATGGCCAGCCTTACGGCTTCCAGACCCGGTTCGAGGGCGAGGCCGGCACCAACCCCGAAGAAATCGTCGCCGCGGCGCATGCGTCGTGCTTCTCGATGGCGCTTTCGATGGTGCTGGGCGAATCCGATCTGACGGCCAGTTCGATCGACACGAAATGCACCGTGACGCTCGACCAGGTCGATGGCGGGTTCGCGGTTACGAAATCGCATCTGGACGTCACCGTTTCCGTGCCCGGTGCCGACGAACAGGCGGTTCTCGATGCTTGCGAGACGGCAAAGGCGAACTGTCCCATCTCCAAGCTCCTCGCGACCGAGATCACGATGGACGCCCGCGCGACCTGA
- a CDS encoding DEAD/DEAH box helicase, whose protein sequence is MTSFSDLNLDPKVLKAIEATGYTTPTPIQAGAIAPALEGRDVLGIAQTGTGKTAAFTLPMITMLSKGRARARMPRSLVLAPTRELAAQVAENFDTYAKGSRLTKALLIGGVSFKEQDQLIDRGVDVLIATPGRLIDHFERGKLLLTGVQIMVVDEADRMLDMGFIPDIERIFEMTPFTRQTLFFSATMAPEIERITNKFLSNPEKIEVERQNSTSDTITQILIEHTPKRRDMTAKDKREILRAVIERDGADCRNAIIFCNRKTEVDVVAKSLKKHGYDAAPIHGDLDQSQRTRTLDGFRDGSLRFLVASDVAARGLDIPNVSHVFNFDVPSHAEDYVHRIGRTGRAGKTGLAYTISTPSDAKYLDAIQSLVKADIPRGENPWTPPGARPARDEAEEEAPRRTASRSRSRTKPRPETQATETQATQEAPRDPNPKTPARTEARDDRPESGRSRSRGGRGRQDGGPRVVGLGDHVPSFIEMSFAERRAEA, encoded by the coding sequence ATGACAAGCTTTTCCGACCTGAACCTCGATCCGAAGGTTCTCAAGGCCATCGAGGCCACCGGCTACACTACCCCCACACCGATCCAGGCCGGCGCGATCGCCCCCGCGCTGGAAGGCCGCGACGTGCTGGGCATCGCCCAGACCGGGACCGGCAAAACGGCGGCCTTCACGCTGCCGATGATCACGATGCTGTCGAAAGGCCGCGCGCGGGCGCGGATGCCCCGTTCGCTGGTGCTGGCGCCGACGCGCGAGCTGGCCGCGCAGGTGGCCGAGAATTTCGACACCTACGCAAAGGGGTCCCGTCTGACGAAAGCCCTGCTGATCGGCGGTGTTTCCTTCAAGGAGCAGGACCAGTTGATCGACCGGGGCGTCGACGTTCTGATCGCCACGCCCGGACGCCTGATCGACCATTTCGAGCGCGGGAAACTCCTGCTGACCGGGGTTCAGATCATGGTCGTCGACGAGGCCGATCGGATGCTGGACATGGGGTTCATCCCCGATATCGAACGCATCTTCGAAATGACGCCGTTCACGCGCCAGACCCTGTTCTTCAGCGCCACCATGGCGCCCGAGATCGAGCGGATCACCAACAAGTTCCTGTCCAACCCCGAGAAGATCGAGGTCGAGCGGCAGAACTCCACCTCCGACACGATCACCCAGATCCTGATCGAGCATACGCCCAAGCGGCGCGACATGACCGCTAAGGACAAGCGCGAGATCCTGCGCGCCGTGATCGAGCGCGACGGCGCCGACTGCCGCAACGCGATCATCTTCTGCAACCGTAAGACCGAAGTCGACGTGGTGGCCAAATCGCTCAAGAAGCACGGCTATGACGCCGCCCCGATCCATGGCGATCTCGACCAGTCGCAGCGGACCCGGACGCTGGACGGGTTCCGCGACGGATCGCTGCGTTTCCTTGTGGCTTCCGACGTGGCGGCGCGGGGTCTCGACATCCCGAATGTCAGCCACGTCTTCAATTTCGATGTGCCCAGCCATGCCGAGGATTACGTCCACCGGATCGGCCGCACCGGTCGCGCGGGCAAGACCGGGTTGGCCTACACCATTTCCACACCGTCGGACGCCAAGTATCTCGACGCGATCCAAAGCCTCGTGAAGGCCGATATTCCGCGCGGCGAGAACCCGTGGACGCCGCCGGGCGCACGGCCGGCCCGCGACGAGGCGGAGGAGGAAGCGCCGAGGCGCACCGCCTCGCGCTCCCGCTCCCGCACGAAGCCCCGGCCGGAGACGCAGGCGACCGAGACGCAGGCGACGCAAGAAGCACCGCGCGATCCGAATCCAAAGACACCGGCCCGAACGGAAGCCCGCGACGACCGCCCCGAGAGCGGTCGCAGCCGCTCGCGCGGTGGGCGCGGACGTCAGGATGGCGGGCCCAGGGTCGTGGGGCTGGGCGATCACGTTCCCAGCTTCATCGAGATGAGCTTCGCCGAACGGCGCGCCGAGGCCTGA
- the pcaD gene encoding 3-oxoadipate enol-lactonase, whose product MRIAARDGTRLHIAETGPPDGRPLVFANSLGTDLRIWDDVLPRLPDGLRIMRYDMRGHGLSDVPDPPYGMGTLVADAEAVLDTLDVRASCFVGLSIGGMVAQGLAVKRPDLVGALVLSNTAARIGTEALWDRRIADVRRHGLDTMADGVMERWFGRDFRASGALPMWRARFCETPPDGYVGCCAAIRGGDFYTPTSGLRLPTLVIAGSEDGTTPPDLIRETAALIPGSEFAIIRRAGHLPPIEAPAEFGRVLAAFLNRPDVSALASPGTRR is encoded by the coding sequence ATGCGGATCGCGGCCCGGGACGGTACCCGACTCCACATCGCGGAAACCGGGCCACCGGACGGCAGACCCTTGGTCTTCGCGAACAGCCTGGGCACGGATCTTCGCATTTGGGACGACGTCCTGCCTCGCCTTCCGGACGGCTTGCGCATCATGCGATACGACATGCGCGGGCATGGCCTGTCGGATGTTCCTGATCCCCCCTACGGCATGGGAACGCTCGTCGCGGACGCCGAGGCGGTTCTGGATACGCTGGATGTCAGGGCCTCGTGCTTTGTCGGGCTTAGCATCGGTGGCATGGTCGCGCAGGGGCTGGCCGTGAAGCGGCCCGATCTCGTCGGCGCGTTGGTGCTGTCAAACACTGCCGCACGGATCGGGACCGAGGCCCTGTGGGACCGGCGCATCGCCGACGTGCGGCGGCACGGGCTGGACACAATGGCCGACGGGGTGATGGAGCGGTGGTTCGGCCGCGACTTCCGCGCCTCCGGCGCGCTGCCGATGTGGCGGGCCCGGTTCTGCGAAACGCCGCCGGACGGATATGTCGGCTGCTGCGCGGCCATCCGGGGCGGTGACTTCTATACCCCGACCAGCGGTTTGCGCCTGCCGACACTGGTCATCGCCGGCTCCGAGGACGGCACCACGCCCCCCGACCTTATACGCGAGACGGCGGCCCTCATCCCCGGGTCCGAATTCGCGATCATCCGCCGCGCCGGTCACCTGCCGCCCATCGAGGCGCCGGCGGAGTTTGGTCGGGTGCTGGCGGCATTCCTGAACCGGCCGGACGTATCCGCTCTCGCCTCGCCGGGGACGCGTCGATAG
- a CDS encoding TCR/Tet family MFS transporter: MPRLPVLFILATVVIESMGIGLILPVMPSLLREVQGVGLSEAAVWGGVLSSSYALMQFLFSPAIGNLSDRFGRRPVLLLSMAVIFLDYILMALAHTIWLLLIGRIIAGIAAATMSTAMAFMADISKPEEKAANFGLISAGFGLGFVLGPAMGGLLAELGPRAPFWAAAMLSGANLLFGLAVLPETLRRQRPFDIRRANPLGGLRAVTKLPGLGALLTLWFFYQVANWVYPAVWAYFTQAAFGWEERMVGISLAVYGISMVVVQGGLIRVVIPRLGERRVLAWFVPYNCVLLFCVAFVQHGWIMLALTPLSALGALVQPAIQGLASRVADDDAQGELQGVLASITAIAAIVSPLLMTRIFNLATEGTRDFPGAPFLAAAALMCVAWGLLPRKASRAQA; encoded by the coding sequence ATGCCGCGCCTTCCCGTCCTGTTCATCCTGGCGACCGTCGTGATCGAGTCGATGGGCATCGGCCTGATCCTGCCGGTGATGCCGTCACTTCTGCGCGAGGTGCAGGGCGTCGGGTTGAGCGAGGCGGCCGTCTGGGGCGGCGTCCTCTCCTCCAGCTACGCGCTAATGCAGTTCCTGTTCTCTCCGGCCATCGGCAATCTGTCGGATCGGTTCGGGCGACGTCCGGTCCTGCTGCTGTCGATGGCGGTGATCTTCCTCGACTACATCCTCATGGCGCTGGCGCATACGATCTGGCTGTTGCTGATCGGACGGATCATCGCCGGCATCGCGGCGGCAACCATGTCGACCGCGATGGCCTTCATGGCCGACATCTCCAAACCCGAGGAGAAGGCGGCGAATTTCGGCTTGATTTCGGCCGGCTTCGGCCTCGGCTTCGTTCTGGGCCCGGCCATGGGTGGCCTGCTGGCCGAACTGGGCCCCCGCGCCCCATTCTGGGCGGCGGCGATGCTTTCGGGTGCAAACCTCCTCTTCGGCCTGGCCGTGCTGCCCGAGACCTTGCGTCGGCAGCGCCCCTTCGACATCCGCCGCGCCAATCCGCTGGGCGGCCTGCGCGCCGTCACGAAGCTGCCGGGCCTGGGGGCGCTCCTGACGCTGTGGTTCTTCTATCAGGTGGCCAACTGGGTCTATCCCGCCGTCTGGGCCTATTTCACGCAGGCCGCCTTCGGATGGGAGGAACGGATGGTCGGCATATCGCTCGCCGTGTACGGGATCTCGATGGTGGTCGTGCAAGGCGGGTTGATCCGCGTGGTCATTCCCCGTCTCGGCGAACGCAGGGTCCTTGCATGGTTCGTCCCCTATAATTGCGTTCTTCTGTTCTGCGTGGCCTTCGTCCAGCATGGTTGGATCATGCTCGCGCTGACGCCGCTTTCCGCGCTCGGGGCATTGGTGCAGCCAGCGATCCAAGGGTTGGCCAGTCGCGTGGCGGATGACGACGCGCAGGGGGAATTGCAGGGCGTGCTCGCCTCGATCACGGCGATCGCGGCCATCGTCTCGCCGCTCCTGATGACGCGGATCTTCAACCTCGCGACCGAAGGCACGCGCGACTTCCCGGGCGCGCCCTTCCTGGCGGCCGCGGCGCTGATGTGCGTGGCATGGGGCCTGCTGCCACGAAAGGCGTCCCGCGCTCAGGCGTGA
- a CDS encoding threonine/serine dehydratase, protein MDDAALTRADIEAAAERIAGHAVRTPLLNAPSLDAAVGRRIFVKAECLQRTGSFKFRGAYNALSQGQGGVVAFSSGNHAQGVALAARMLGRDAVIVMPSDAPKVKIANTRAYGAEILLYDRAAEDRDQIGARLQAERGLDLVRPFDDPRVVAGQGTCGLELRSDLPDGVDEVLVCCGGGGLAAGIALALEGRATVRPVEPVGFDDVGRSLRSGRRETNAAMDGSICDAILTPSPGEVTFPILSRLCGPGLAVSDAEALRAMALAWQHLRIVLEPGGAVALAAGLFHHDGDIAVVASGGNVDRDVFVRALDHA, encoded by the coding sequence ATGGACGATGCTGCTCTAACCCGGGCCGACATCGAGGCCGCGGCCGAACGGATCGCCGGTCATGCGGTGCGTACGCCCCTGCTGAACGCGCCCTCGCTCGACGCGGCTGTCGGGCGTCGGATCTTCGTCAAGGCGGAATGCCTGCAACGTACCGGCAGCTTCAAGTTTCGCGGTGCCTACAACGCGCTTTCGCAGGGACAGGGCGGCGTCGTCGCGTTTTCCTCGGGCAATCACGCGCAGGGTGTGGCGCTGGCGGCGCGAATGCTCGGGCGCGATGCCGTGATCGTCATGCCGTCGGATGCGCCGAAGGTGAAGATCGCCAACACCCGTGCCTATGGCGCGGAGATCCTGCTCTACGACCGCGCGGCAGAGGACCGCGACCAGATCGGCGCGCGACTGCAGGCGGAGCGGGGTCTGGACCTGGTTCGGCCCTTCGACGATCCGCGCGTGGTCGCGGGGCAGGGGACCTGCGGGCTGGAACTGCGCTCGGACCTGCCTGACGGGGTGGACGAAGTTCTGGTCTGTTGCGGCGGTGGCGGACTTGCCGCCGGCATCGCCCTGGCGTTGGAGGGGCGCGCGACGGTGCGGCCGGTGGAGCCGGTCGGTTTCGACGATGTCGGGCGGTCGCTCAGGTCCGGCAGACGGGAGACCAACGCCGCGATGGATGGGTCGATCTGCGACGCGATCCTGACACCGTCGCCGGGGGAGGTGACGTTCCCGATCCTGTCGCGGCTCTGCGGACCGGGCCTGGCGGTCAGCGACGCGGAGGCGCTGCGCGCCATGGCGCTGGCCTGGCAGCATCTGCGGATCGTGTTGGAACCCGGCGGGGCCGTCGCGCTGGCGGCGGGGCTGTTTCATCACGACGGCGACATCGCGGTCGTGGCCAGCGGCGGCAATGTCGATCGTGACGTTTTCGTGCGCGCGCTGGATCACGCCTGA